The proteins below are encoded in one region of Polynucleobacter sp. AP-Nino-20-G2:
- the ttcA gene encoding tRNA 2-thiocytidine(32) synthetase TtcA: protein MSDIRKVVFEENKLEKKLCRLVGQAIGDFGMIEDGDKVMVCLSGGKDSYAMLDILLKLRERAPINFEIVAVNLDQKQPGFPADILPNYLTALGVQFHIENQDTYSIVKRVVPEGKTTCGLCSRLRRGILYRVADELGATKIALGHHRDDILETLLLNMFFAGKLKGMPPKLRSDDGKHIVIRPLAYVPEKLLERYAVDMNFPIIPCNLCGSQPNLQRGAMKEMLREWEKKHPGRVENLFRSMHHIVPSHLMDDEAFDFKGLEISTELSGIAARSAGDKAIDETEIDELACGTLIQSVSGPFSD from the coding sequence ATGAGTGATATTCGTAAAGTCGTCTTCGAAGAAAACAAGCTTGAGAAAAAGCTATGCCGTTTAGTGGGTCAAGCTATTGGCGACTTTGGCATGATTGAAGATGGTGACAAAGTCATGGTGTGTCTATCGGGTGGTAAAGATAGTTATGCCATGCTCGATATCTTGCTGAAGTTGCGTGAGCGTGCCCCCATCAACTTTGAAATTGTTGCTGTGAATTTAGATCAAAAGCAGCCAGGATTTCCGGCTGATATCTTGCCAAACTACTTAACTGCTTTGGGGGTCCAATTCCACATTGAAAATCAAGATACCTATAGCATTGTGAAGCGAGTTGTTCCAGAAGGTAAGACCACTTGTGGACTCTGCTCTCGATTGCGCCGTGGCATTTTGTATCGTGTGGCGGACGAATTGGGTGCGACAAAGATCGCCTTGGGTCATCATCGCGATGATATTTTGGAAACCCTATTATTGAATATGTTCTTTGCTGGCAAGCTAAAAGGCATGCCGCCAAAGTTACGTTCAGATGATGGCAAACATATTGTCATTCGTCCTTTGGCATATGTTCCAGAGAAGTTGCTTGAGCGTTATGCCGTGGATATGAACTTCCCCATTATTCCGTGCAATCTTTGCGGCAGTCAGCCCAATCTTCAGCGTGGCGCCATGAAAGAAATGCTGCGCGAATGGGAAAAGAAACATCCGGGCCGAGTGGAGAACTTGTTCCGTTCTATGCATCACATCGTGCCCTCCCATTTAATGGATGACGAAGCGTTTGACTTCAAGGGCCTGGAAATTTCGACTGAACTTTCGGGCATCGCCGCTAGATCTGCTGGCGACAAGGCTATTGATGAGACGGAAATCGATGAATTGGCCTGCGGAACCCTAATACAAAGCGTTTCAGGCCCCTTTAGCGACTAA
- a CDS encoding SDR family oxidoreductase, which translates to MNLSSNPQHQQNKAVLVTGAAKRLGREIALEFAHQGWDVAIHYGRSELEAQATVGDIQKLGRKAHAFQADLAQEDQINAVFSAVTAKFPDLRCLVNSASIFEYDRANSTSPMTGKNLRDHMQVNLAAPILLSQLMFEYQKSRSKNASDVERSIASVIQLLDQKLINLNPDFLSYTLSKAALLSSVELLAVDFAPYLRVLGLAPGITLLSGDQTEEGFSKAHQMTPLGKSSTPGDIAKAAVFLASSNSITGTTLYVDGGQHLLPSSRDVMFKTS; encoded by the coding sequence GTGAACTTGAGTTCAAATCCACAACATCAGCAAAACAAAGCGGTTTTAGTGACCGGCGCAGCTAAGCGTCTCGGTCGTGAAATTGCCTTAGAGTTTGCACATCAAGGCTGGGATGTGGCTATTCATTATGGAAGGTCTGAGCTTGAGGCTCAGGCAACGGTCGGCGATATTCAGAAGTTGGGACGTAAGGCGCACGCCTTTCAGGCTGACCTCGCTCAAGAGGACCAAATCAATGCTGTATTTTCCGCGGTTACTGCAAAGTTTCCAGATTTGCGCTGTCTGGTCAATAGCGCATCCATCTTTGAATATGATCGTGCTAATTCCACAAGCCCGATGACGGGTAAAAACTTGCGTGATCATATGCAGGTGAATTTGGCTGCTCCAATTCTGCTGTCCCAGCTCATGTTTGAGTATCAAAAGAGCAGGTCTAAAAATGCAAGCGATGTAGAGAGATCCATTGCCTCTGTGATTCAGCTGCTTGATCAAAAGCTCATTAATCTGAATCCAGACTTTTTGTCTTATACCCTCTCAAAGGCAGCCCTCTTAAGTTCCGTAGAGCTGCTTGCTGTGGACTTTGCACCTTACTTAAGAGTGCTTGGCTTGGCCCCCGGCATTACGCTTCTATCAGGTGATCAAACTGAAGAAGGTTTTTCTAAAGCGCATCAGATGACGCCATTAGGTAAGTCTTCAACGCCTGGCGACATTGCTAAAGCAGCGGTATTTTTAGCAAGTTCAAATTCTATTACTGGTACCACCTTGTACGTTGATGGCGGACAGCATCTGCTGCCTTCTTCACGCGACGTGATGTTTAAAACAAGTTGA
- a CDS encoding flavodoxin family protein → MTTVAVVFHSGYGHTVKQAEAVAKGANGTLVAIDAEGNITDAQWETLNAADAIIFGSPTYMGTVSWQFKKFADASSKPWFTQQWKDKIFGGFTNSATMNGDKHSTLHYFFTLAMQHSGIWVGTGLMPSNAKAAKRDDVNYVGSFAGAMMQTPSDASADEVNAGDLETARLYGERIAKVAGQFKGK, encoded by the coding sequence ATGACTACAGTAGCCGTTGTATTTCATAGTGGTTATGGCCATACCGTTAAACAAGCGGAAGCAGTGGCAAAGGGTGCGAATGGTACATTGGTAGCTATCGATGCAGAAGGCAATATTACCGATGCGCAGTGGGAAACATTAAATGCTGCAGATGCCATCATATTTGGCTCACCCACCTACATGGGGACTGTGAGCTGGCAATTTAAGAAGTTTGCTGATGCTAGTTCTAAGCCGTGGTTTACACAACAGTGGAAAGACAAGATTTTTGGTGGCTTTACTAACTCTGCCACTATGAATGGTGACAAGCATTCCACATTGCATTACTTTTTTACCTTAGCTATGCAGCATTCTGGCATTTGGGTTGGTACTGGCTTGATGCCTTCCAATGCAAAAGCTGCTAAGCGTGATGACGTGAACTATGTAGGTTCTTTTGCTGGCGCAATGATGCAAACTCCTTCAGATGCAAGTGCTGATGAAGTGAACGCAGGTGACTTAGAAACTGCACGCCTGTACGGTGAGCGCATTGCTAAAGTTGCTGGCCAATTCAAAGGTAAGTAA
- a CDS encoding MarR family winged helix-turn-helix transcriptional regulator has product MNYLSLVKELAQTYQAFEAHSGSHVKEMGLTMTQFDIVATLGNQPPMTCKELGEKTLVSKGTMTGVLERLEAKGLIEKFVNVEDGRSYKIGLTKSGDKLFKKVFPEHIEYLGKAFSKLSKKELEQAVTVLREVKAIFN; this is encoded by the coding sequence ATGAATTACCTGTCACTGGTGAAAGAGTTGGCGCAGACCTACCAGGCCTTTGAGGCGCATTCGGGAAGTCATGTAAAAGAGATGGGTTTAACCATGACCCAGTTCGATATTGTGGCCACTTTGGGCAATCAACCGCCAATGACCTGCAAGGAGCTTGGTGAAAAAACCCTGGTTTCGAAGGGCACGATGACTGGAGTGCTTGAGAGATTGGAGGCAAAAGGACTTATCGAGAAATTTGTGAATGTAGAAGATGGAAGGAGTTACAAGATTGGACTCACTAAATCTGGCGACAAGTTGTTTAAGAAAGTATTCCCAGAGCATATTGAGTATCTGGGGAAGGCATTTAGTAAGCTTAGTAAAAAAGAATTGGAACAAGCAGTAACGGTTTTACGAGAAGTAAAAGCAATTTTTAATTAA
- a CDS encoding pirin family protein: MKKVIGIQGNDRGHWVGDGFPVRTLFFYQNLGKQMSPFLMLDYAGPADFPPTADRKGVGSHPHRGFETVTIVYEGEVAHKDSTGQGGTIGPGDVQWMTAGSGILHEEFHSEGFAKSGGTLEMVQLWVNLPAKHKMTPPAYQAILDKQIPTINLQGEAGQARIIAGEFNGHAGPARTFTPLNVVDLKLKKGTVTIPVPEGWNTSLAVLKGTVEAGEGALAKDAQMLMFSNQGQDILVHALEDSIALLLSGEPIDEPITGYGPFVMNTQEEIAQAMQDFNSGSFGKIPR, from the coding sequence ATGAAGAAAGTCATTGGCATTCAGGGTAATGATCGTGGTCATTGGGTGGGTGATGGCTTTCCCGTGCGCACCTTGTTTTTCTATCAAAATCTAGGAAAACAAATGAGCCCTTTTTTGATGCTCGATTACGCTGGACCAGCCGACTTTCCCCCAACGGCCGATCGTAAGGGTGTGGGCTCACACCCCCATCGCGGTTTTGAAACAGTCACCATTGTTTATGAGGGTGAAGTAGCGCATAAAGATTCCACAGGTCAGGGCGGAACAATTGGTCCCGGCGATGTTCAGTGGATGACAGCAGGCTCCGGCATCTTGCACGAAGAGTTTCACTCAGAAGGTTTTGCTAAAAGTGGCGGAACTTTAGAAATGGTGCAGCTCTGGGTAAATCTACCTGCAAAACATAAAATGACACCGCCGGCTTACCAGGCGATTTTGGATAAGCAGATTCCCACTATTAATCTACAGGGTGAAGCAGGACAGGCTCGGATCATTGCCGGTGAATTTAATGGTCATGCAGGACCAGCCCGTACGTTTACTCCCTTGAATGTAGTGGACTTGAAGTTGAAGAAGGGTACTGTCACTATCCCAGTCCCCGAGGGCTGGAATACATCGCTCGCAGTATTAAAGGGTACTGTTGAGGCTGGTGAGGGCGCGCTAGCTAAAGATGCGCAGATGTTGATGTTTAGCAATCAGGGGCAAGATATTCTAGTTCATGCCTTGGAGGATTCCATTGCATTGCTACTGAGTGGCGAACCGATTGATGAGCCCATTACAGGCTACGGACCTTTTGTCATGAACACCCAAGAAGAGATTGCTCAGGCGATGCAAGATTTCAATAGTGGAAGCTTTGGAAAGATTCCTAGATAA
- a CDS encoding class I SAM-dependent methyltransferase, whose protein sequence is MDITLTGLETAHTELLNQKIMGEIASQGGWMPFSRYMEMALYEPGMGYYSAGAHKLGAGGDFTTAPELSPLFGAAIVSTLLPILEGLKAKGLPTQILEFGAGTGKLAESILSRLNDLGFSLDRYDIIEISPDLAQRQENRLKALTKNLQLSTQCNWPQSLPNNFTGIILANEVIDAIPCEAIVFQNGFWYWHGVAITGGKLAWVTGKPVEQSLLPETLLTGNFSEGYVTELHTQANAWMRHIAKQLDAGLFLTFDYGFPEAEYYHAQRLEGTLMAHHRHHAIQDPFHLPGLCDITTHVEWSQIARNALEADVDDVYLSNQASYLLDAGIGDIALENGDPGNPETFLPISNALQKLLSEAEMGELFKVFAFSKKLNDLLPGQTLEDLPGLRGRNRL, encoded by the coding sequence ATGGATATTACCTTGACCGGCCTTGAAACGGCGCATACCGAGCTCCTGAACCAGAAAATAATGGGTGAAATCGCCTCTCAAGGGGGTTGGATGCCCTTTTCTAGGTATATGGAAATGGCTCTCTATGAGCCAGGCATGGGCTATTACAGCGCCGGCGCCCACAAGCTTGGTGCGGGCGGGGATTTCACAACGGCGCCGGAATTGTCCCCCCTCTTTGGCGCCGCCATCGTTTCCACGCTATTACCCATCCTAGAGGGCCTGAAAGCCAAAGGTTTACCTACTCAAATCCTGGAATTTGGTGCCGGCACCGGAAAGCTTGCGGAGTCCATTTTGAGCCGCCTAAATGATCTTGGTTTCTCGCTAGATCGCTACGACATCATCGAGATATCGCCTGATTTGGCCCAAAGGCAAGAAAACCGTCTTAAAGCTCTTACTAAAAATCTCCAGCTTTCCACCCAATGTAACTGGCCTCAATCACTCCCGAATAACTTCACAGGAATTATTCTGGCCAACGAAGTCATTGACGCAATTCCTTGTGAGGCGATCGTTTTTCAGAATGGTTTTTGGTATTGGCATGGGGTTGCGATCACTGGCGGGAAATTAGCTTGGGTCACCGGCAAGCCTGTTGAGCAATCCCTGCTTCCTGAAACATTGCTCACAGGAAATTTTTCAGAGGGCTACGTCACTGAATTGCATACGCAAGCAAATGCCTGGATGCGTCATATCGCCAAACAGCTGGATGCTGGCCTCTTCCTCACATTCGATTATGGGTTTCCAGAAGCTGAGTATTACCATGCGCAACGCCTAGAAGGCACGCTCATGGCACATCATCGCCATCACGCCATTCAAGATCCATTTCATCTGCCTGGTCTTTGTGACATCACAACGCACGTTGAGTGGTCCCAAATTGCGCGTAACGCATTAGAAGCAGATGTCGATGATGTGTATCTTAGTAATCAGGCAAGCTACTTACTTGATGCTGGTATTGGTGATATCGCCCTTGAAAATGGCGACCCTGGAAATCCAGAAACTTTTTTACCGATTAGCAATGCATTACAAAAACTCTTGTCCGAAGCAGAGATGGGTGAGCTCTTTAAAGTCTTTGCCTTTTCAAAGAAACTGAATGATCTGTTGCCAGGCCAGACGCTAGAAGATTTACCAGGCCTGAGAGGCCGAAATAGACTCTAG
- a CDS encoding TetR/AcrR family transcriptional regulator, producing MLSIYPQLLHANSAQHLKLKASGPSKTIKTEERKSEVINIAHRLFETRGYEAVGVREIAKEAGISPMQVYRLGLDKQDLLAEVILIVNQEIIDAIKPFVAGKSKTAADYIERYLLDLYAKDIAIKSIRKEGAAFGWKWSTNYEQFIIAQLMQILKPISDCLTHYQYDDIEARCYAIWSLYYVGYRNAVMNNASAAQCLEGIRPSLSICLKK from the coding sequence ATGTTATCTATATACCCACAATTATTACATGCAAATTCGGCTCAACACCTTAAATTGAAAGCCTCCGGCCCCTCTAAAACCATCAAGACCGAGGAACGTAAGTCTGAAGTGATCAATATCGCCCATCGATTGTTCGAAACGCGAGGATACGAGGCTGTGGGTGTGCGAGAAATTGCTAAAGAAGCTGGTATCAGCCCAATGCAGGTCTATAGACTCGGTCTAGACAAGCAAGATTTGCTTGCCGAAGTCATTTTGATCGTCAATCAAGAAATCATTGATGCCATCAAGCCTTTTGTAGCGGGTAAATCAAAAACCGCTGCCGACTATATTGAGAGATACCTTCTTGATCTCTACGCCAAAGATATTGCCATCAAAAGTATTCGTAAAGAGGGTGCGGCTTTTGGCTGGAAGTGGTCTACCAATTATGAGCAATTCATTATTGCTCAACTCATGCAGATCTTGAAGCCGATCTCTGACTGCTTAACCCACTATCAATACGACGATATTGAGGCTAGGTGTTACGCTATTTGGTCTCTTTACTATGTTGGCTATCGCAACGCAGTCATGAATAACGCTAGTGCAGCCCAGTGTCTTGAAGGCATTAGGCCAAGCCTAAGCATTTGTTTAAAGAAATAA
- a CDS encoding DoxX family protein, with protein MNTYQSALNLIGRLLIVALFLPAGLGKIAGFEGTLGYFASLGIPAPVFALVVTIVIEVLGSTALIVGFQTRVVAIIMAIFTLVAAVTGHAFWAAPADAAFIAQLLFFKNIAVMGGLLVLASAGAGNFSIDGRKAAN; from the coding sequence ATGAACACATATCAAAGCGCACTCAACCTCATCGGCCGATTGCTAATCGTTGCTTTATTTTTGCCAGCAGGCCTAGGAAAGATTGCTGGGTTTGAGGGTACATTGGGCTACTTCGCATCATTAGGCATTCCTGCCCCAGTATTTGCACTGGTAGTAACCATTGTGATTGAAGTGTTGGGAAGCACTGCATTGATCGTAGGATTCCAAACACGAGTAGTTGCCATCATCATGGCCATCTTTACATTGGTAGCGGCTGTTACTGGCCATGCATTTTGGGCTGCTCCTGCAGATGCTGCATTCATCGCACAATTACTGTTCTTCAAGAACATTGCAGTAATGGGTGGTTTGTTAGTTCTAGCTTCAGCTGGCGCAGGTAACTTCAGCATTGATGGTCGTAAAGCAGCGAATTAA
- the glmU gene encoding bifunctional UDP-N-acetylglucosamine diphosphorylase/glucosamine-1-phosphate N-acetyltransferase GlmU: MNIVILAAGQGKRMKSALPKVLQTLAGKPLLQHVLATALSLQGKNAKNGPIVVVGHGATDVKDFLDLASEQDATYRKVSTALQAEQKGTGHALLQALPKLDVNEPTLVLYGDVPLTSKQTLSKLAKLADGVRGQDSALALLTQNLDKPTGYGRIVRDVDGSVKEIVEEKDATPAQKRIQEINTGIMVLPTQALKKWLKALRASNAQGEYYLTDVIAMAVKDGVPIRTAQADAEYETVGVNSRDQLAALERVHQLNQANLLMDAGVSLADPARIDIRGTLECGTDVFIDVGCVFEGCVTLASGSRIGPYCIIRNSAIGKGVIIHPYSHIDGAKVGAGSLIGPYARLRPGADLANDVHIGNFVEVKNSKIASNSKANHLAYVGDSIVGSRVNIGAGTITCNYDGVNKHQTIIEDDVFIGSDTQLVAPVRVGRGATLGAGTTLTKDAPPNQLTVSRAKQISLQWQRPVKQEKKVVAKKLTAKTQVKKVSSKKSVKAKK; encoded by the coding sequence ATGAATATCGTTATTTTGGCTGCTGGCCAGGGAAAGCGGATGAAGTCCGCCTTACCCAAGGTTCTACAAACCTTGGCTGGAAAACCGCTCCTCCAGCATGTTCTAGCTACAGCCCTCTCCCTGCAGGGTAAGAATGCCAAAAACGGCCCAATTGTTGTCGTAGGCCATGGCGCTACGGATGTAAAAGACTTCTTAGATCTTGCTAGTGAGCAGGATGCTACCTATCGCAAGGTCAGCACTGCATTACAAGCAGAGCAAAAGGGTACGGGCCACGCCCTATTGCAGGCGCTACCTAAGCTTGATGTCAATGAACCTACATTGGTTCTTTATGGCGATGTCCCTCTGACGAGCAAACAAACCCTGTCTAAATTGGCGAAGTTGGCTGACGGCGTACGCGGTCAAGATTCCGCCTTGGCTTTGCTGACACAGAATTTAGATAAGCCAACAGGCTATGGCCGCATTGTGCGGGATGTCGATGGTTCCGTTAAAGAGATTGTCGAAGAAAAAGACGCAACGCCTGCGCAAAAGCGCATTCAAGAAATTAATACGGGCATTATGGTTTTGCCAACCCAAGCATTAAAAAAATGGCTAAAGGCTTTGCGTGCTAGTAATGCTCAAGGTGAATATTATTTAACGGATGTGATTGCAATGGCCGTTAAAGATGGGGTGCCGATTCGAACTGCACAAGCTGATGCTGAATATGAGACGGTGGGTGTTAATAGTCGCGATCAGTTGGCTGCTCTAGAGCGTGTGCATCAACTCAATCAAGCGAATCTACTGATGGATGCGGGAGTATCTTTGGCAGATCCAGCGCGTATTGATATTCGAGGAACACTCGAATGCGGCACGGATGTTTTTATTGATGTAGGTTGTGTATTTGAGGGTTGTGTGACCTTAGCTTCTGGTTCTAGGATTGGCCCTTATTGCATTATTCGCAATAGCGCAATTGGTAAGGGCGTGATCATCCATCCATATAGCCATATCGATGGCGCTAAAGTGGGCGCGGGCTCTTTGATTGGTCCGTATGCTCGCTTACGCCCAGGTGCTGACTTGGCAAACGATGTTCATATTGGCAACTTTGTTGAAGTGAAAAACAGCAAGATCGCCTCGAACAGTAAAGCAAATCATTTAGCGTATGTGGGTGATTCAATCGTTGGTTCTAGAGTCAACATTGGCGCCGGAACAATTACTTGCAACTACGATGGTGTGAATAAGCATCAAACAATTATTGAAGACGATGTCTTTATTGGCTCCGATACGCAATTGGTTGCTCCTGTCCGTGTTGGTCGTGGCGCAACTTTGGGGGCGGGTACTACCTTAACTAAGGATGCGCCTCCAAACCAATTAACTGTTTCTAGAGCAAAGCAGATTTCTTTGCAGTGGCAACGTCCAGTAAAGCAAGAAAAGAAAGTGGTCGCTAAAAAGCTTACCGCAAAGACTCAGGTAAAAAAGGTAAGTAGTAAAAAATCCGTTAAGGCTAAAAAATAA
- a CDS encoding dihydroneopterin aldolase, protein MHAILSHPALVDCRRLFLRDYEIYINIGVHDFEKKAEQRVILNVDLYIPLTMNTPSKDLLEEVVDYDFMRETIKARSSQGHIHLQETFCDDIVTAMLLHPKVIAARVSTAKPDVYPDCHSVGVEVFRMKQV, encoded by the coding sequence ATGCACGCTATTCTTTCTCATCCAGCATTAGTTGATTGCCGACGCTTATTCTTGCGTGACTACGAAATCTATATCAATATCGGTGTTCATGATTTTGAGAAGAAGGCAGAGCAACGCGTCATTCTGAATGTGGATCTATATATCCCTTTAACTATGAATACTCCTTCAAAAGATTTGCTAGAGGAGGTTGTTGACTATGACTTTATGCGTGAAACCATTAAGGCGCGGTCTTCCCAGGGGCATATCCATTTGCAAGAAACCTTCTGCGATGACATCGTGACTGCGATGCTGCTGCACCCCAAGGTTATTGCTGCTCGTGTCAGCACGGCCAAGCCCGACGTGTATCCCGACTGTCATTCTGTAGGCGTTGAAGTCTTTCGGATGAAGCAAGTTTAA
- the glmS gene encoding glutamine--fructose-6-phosphate transaminase (isomerizing), with translation MCGIVGAASRENIVDVLIEGLRRLEYRGYDSCGFAVINGDDAKHPIERARTTARVSELAEQGKDFRGTLGIAHTRWATHGKPDTQNAHPHISGGLIAVVHNGIIENYESLRAELKSAGYEFTSETDTEVIAHLIHQAYISSKQADLVASVRSVLPRLHGAYAIGVIAQDRPDMLVGARVGSPLVVALGENENFLASDALALAGRAHSMMYLEEGDVAILKADSVEIIDQAGQAAQREHKAMPAQADSVDLGPYQHYMQKEIFEQPRAIGDTLANIASFGPELFNADSEEWQKFDQILILACGTSYYSACVAKYWLEDLAGIPTQVEIASEYRYRTTVPNPNALVVVVSQSGETADTLAALRHAQSLGHQYTLAICNVASSAMVRETKWNFLTKAGTEIGVASTKAFTTQLVALYLLAVSLAKRAGKVSPEREKELLRDLRHLPKALHAVLALEPQIIAWSNAFSKCENALFLGRGMHYPIALEGALKLKEISYIHAEAYPAGELKHGPLALVTEKMPVVTVAPKDDLLEKLKSNMQEVKARGGKLYVFADQDTDISSSEGINVIRLPEHYGNLSPILHVVPLQLLSYHTACALGTDVDKPRNLAKSVTVE, from the coding sequence ATGTGCGGAATTGTTGGCGCAGCATCACGTGAAAATATTGTCGATGTCTTAATCGAAGGGCTTCGTCGTCTTGAATACCGAGGCTATGATTCATGTGGCTTCGCGGTGATCAATGGTGATGACGCAAAACACCCCATTGAACGTGCGCGGACAACAGCGCGCGTTTCTGAATTGGCCGAGCAGGGCAAGGATTTCCGAGGCACTTTAGGTATTGCGCATACACGCTGGGCGACGCATGGTAAGCCTGATACACAAAATGCCCATCCCCATATTTCTGGTGGATTGATTGCAGTGGTTCATAACGGCATCATTGAAAATTACGAATCACTTCGTGCGGAGTTGAAATCTGCTGGATATGAGTTCACCTCAGAGACCGATACAGAAGTGATTGCTCATCTGATTCATCAAGCTTATATATCGAGCAAGCAAGCAGATTTAGTTGCCTCCGTGAGATCGGTGCTGCCACGATTGCATGGCGCTTATGCTATTGGTGTCATTGCGCAAGATCGTCCCGACATGTTGGTGGGCGCGCGCGTTGGATCTCCACTTGTGGTCGCGCTTGGTGAGAATGAAAACTTCTTGGCTTCCGACGCTTTAGCCCTTGCGGGTAGGGCGCACTCTATGATGTATCTGGAAGAAGGTGATGTTGCCATTCTGAAGGCTGATAGTGTTGAGATTATTGATCAAGCGGGTCAAGCGGCTCAGAGAGAACATAAGGCTATGCCAGCGCAGGCTGACTCTGTTGATCTTGGCCCTTATCAGCATTACATGCAAAAAGAGATTTTCGAGCAGCCTAGGGCAATTGGAGATACGCTGGCCAATATCGCTAGTTTTGGTCCTGAACTCTTTAATGCTGATTCAGAAGAGTGGCAAAAATTTGATCAGATCCTCATCTTAGCTTGTGGCACCAGCTACTACTCAGCTTGTGTTGCGAAGTATTGGCTGGAAGATCTTGCTGGAATTCCGACACAGGTAGAGATTGCGAGCGAGTATCGCTATCGCACAACCGTTCCGAATCCAAACGCTTTAGTGGTGGTGGTTTCTCAATCTGGTGAAACCGCTGATACCTTGGCTGCTTTGCGTCATGCGCAATCCTTGGGGCATCAATACACCCTGGCAATTTGTAATGTTGCTAGTAGCGCCATGGTTCGTGAGACTAAGTGGAATTTCTTAACCAAGGCTGGCACAGAGATTGGCGTTGCTTCCACGAAGGCATTTACTACCCAGTTGGTCGCGTTGTATCTTTTGGCGGTGTCATTGGCTAAGCGTGCTGGCAAAGTGAGTCCTGAGCGTGAAAAAGAGCTTTTAAGAGATTTACGCCACTTACCAAAAGCGTTGCATGCGGTCTTGGCGCTTGAGCCCCAAATTATTGCTTGGAGTAATGCATTCTCTAAATGTGAGAATGCTTTATTTCTAGGCCGTGGGATGCATTACCCCATCGCGCTTGAGGGTGCCCTCAAGCTCAAAGAGATTTCGTATATTCATGCTGAGGCTTACCCGGCAGGCGAGCTGAAGCATGGCCCCCTTGCTCTAGTGACTGAAAAGATGCCTGTAGTAACGGTCGCCCCAAAAGACGACCTTCTAGAGAAGCTCAAATCCAATATGCAGGAAGTAAAGGCTCGGGGCGGTAAGCTGTATGTTTTTGCTGATCAAGATACTGATATCAGCAGCAGCGAAGGCATCAATGTCATTCGCTTGCCTGAGCACTATGGCAATCTCTCACCAATTCTGCATGTCGTTCCCTTGCAGCTCTTGTCGTATCACACGGCTTGTGCCCTTGGGACTGACGTGGATAAGCCGCGCAATCTAGCAAAGTCAGTTACCGTCGAGTAA